In a single window of the Podospora pseudocomata strain CBS 415.72m chromosome 2 map unlocalized CBS415.72m_2, whole genome shotgun sequence genome:
- a CDS encoding uncharacterized protein (EggNog:ENOG503P4HR): MAETSGSSGTTQSEQTIENHLNKARASISKKEIKEAIGDILTAIDFCSCNKGNTKQVRHGKDKSCHLKQFVNGVRSKDLDAIYDVANSPCSCGFAWPSCSSPKHLEAIDLLTESLETEGHYVSAITTGLGIIRLRPISAAGYCRVAKTIRLILKLEKEGKKAKRVNPKIARTLATLEKDAGLTTARLYIFMKKLVQAGLNNTSEKYRNDAHDEYDQILMRMAHSLKLQDSLRDPAAKLPLELLRQIFSHLDTSDVIRSLRVSKKWNRIIKHDTLLWEEVRLAQPRNPGNRVFATWLRGHQGVKSLTIDEVSGFGLSAKRLYMLLFGLPNLQCLIIKTAAPHRCNTIQELDPAPSPSQKLGLAQLSLDGYQAPVSLLVQLLDLSKDTLEVLDLVQTGSMPERAIEAVRMPKLRSLWVDIDMAGTSTEEHVLRMPEIVASTPNLEAFCLNGFQLEWTPGQPTPQGWRQLKHASFGPAMDIEAHTQGTILLPRIFPPMTESMEKIEIMTMNPVIAHNYLFTVMDGAEARHPLHSQEMGLEFDEGKLPKLPNLELFRSRCAIDVGLLGRLLAVPAAREGSLRVLELAVEQRWAVRQRHLWCPVVGLESIVVPAEAFVWMESEKIEHLGLYFFNYAGFAFQYGQRFNGQPFLDWLDKFPALNSVSVYPDWPGEGVMPFIGKLILHPRVKKIFQDSLRTGYEWDEACLLAVQWSVDLYHCDFNVPYGPSLFKNW; this comes from the exons ATGGCCGAGACTTCTGGTTCCTCCGGCACGACTCAGTCCGAACAGACTATCGAGAACCACTTGAACAAGGCGCGTGCCTCTATCTCCAAGAAAGAGATCAAGGAAGCCATCGGTGATATCCTCACG GCCATTGATTTTTGTAGCTGCAACAAGGGCAACACAAAGCAAGTCCGGCATGGCAAAGACAAGTCTTGCCACCTGAAGCAATTCGTCAATGGCGTCCGGAGTAAGGATCTCGACGCAATATACGATGTTGCGAATAGTCCTTGTTCTTGCGGTTTTgcttggccttcttgttcaTCGCCCAAACATCTCGAGGCAATAGATCTCCTCACCGAATCCTTGGAGACTGAGGGTCATTATGTTTCTGCCATCACGACCGGTCTCGGAATAATTCGCCTTCGCCCAATCTCTGCTGCT GGCTATTGCCGCGTCGCAAAGACCATCCGGCTCATCCTTAAGCTCGAAAAAGAGGGAAAGAAAGCCAAGAGAGTCAATCCTAAAATTGCGAGAACACTCgcaaccctcgagaaggaTGCTGggctcaccaccgcccgcctATATATTTTCATGAAGAAACTTGTTCAGGCCGGCCTGAACAATACCTCCGAAAAGTACCGCAATGACGCCCATGACGAATACGACCAGATTCTCATGCGCATGGCTCACAGCCTGAAGCTCCAAGACTCTCTTCGCGACCCTGCAGCCAAACTGCCACTCGAACTCCTTCGTCAGATCTTCTCTCACCTGGACACCTCCGACGTCATCCGCTCCCTCAGAGTCAGCAAAAAATGGAACCGTATCATTAAGCACGATACGTTGCTCTGGGAAGAAGTTCGTCTTGCCCAGCCGCGCAATCCTGGCAACCGTGTTTTTGCCACATGGTTGAGGGGGCACCAGGGAGTGAAGAGCTTGACCATAGACGAAGTATCAGGCTTTGGGCTCTCTGCCAAGCGTCTTTACATGCTTCTCTTTGGCCTTCCCAACCTTCAAtgcctcatcatcaaaactGCGGCCCCGCACCGCTGCAACACCATCCAGGAGTTGGACCCAGCTCCCAGTCCTAGTCAAAAGCTTGGATTGGCCCAACTTTCACTGGACGGCTACCAGGCCCCAGTCTCATTGTTGGTCCAACTTCTTGATTTGTCAAAGGACACGCTTGAGGTTCTAGACCTTGTCCAAACTGGCAGCATGCCTGAGCGGGCGATCGAGGCCGTGAGAATGCCAAAGCTCCGGAGCCTATGGGTCGACATTGACATGGccggcaccagcaccgagGAGCACGTGCTCCGAATGCCAGAGATCGTGGCGTCCACGCCGAATCTGGAAGCGTTCTGCTTGAACGGCTTCCAGCTCGAGTGGACGCCCGGTCAACCCACTCCCCAGGGCTGGCGACAGCTCAAGCACGCTTCGTTCGGTCCGGCAATGGACATCGAAGCCCACACCCAGGGGACCATTCTCCTGCCTCGCATCTTTCCCCCCATGACGGAGAGCATGGAAAAGATCGAGATCATGACGATGAACCCGGTAATTGCCCACAATTACCTATTCACCGTCATGGACGGGGCTGAGGCGAGACACCCTCTCCACTCCCAGGAGATGGGTTTGGAGTTTGACGAAGGCAAGCTCCCAAAGTTGCCGAACTTGGAGCTGTTCCGGTCGCGCTGTGCGATCGATGTGGGACTTCTGGGGCGCTTGCTTGCGGTGCCGGCCGCGCGCGAAGGAAGCTTGCGGGTGCTCGAGCTCGCGGTCGAGCAGAGGTGGGCGGTTCGCCAGCGCCACCTCTGGTGCCCAGTCGTGGGGCTCGAGAGCATCGTTGTGCCGGCGGAGGCGTTTGTTTGGATGGAGTCGGAGAAGATAGAGCACCTTGGGCTTTACTTCTTCAACTACGCCGGCTTCGCCTTCCAGTACGGCCAAAGGTTCAACGGGCAGCCGTTTTTGGACTGGCTTGACAAGTTCCCGGCGCTGAACTCGGTGTCGGTGTATCCCGACTGGCCTGGTGAAGGGGTGATGCCCTTCATCGGGAAACTGATCTTACACCCaagggtgaagaagatcttTCAGGACTCGCTCAGGACGGGATACGAGTGGGATGAGGCATGTCTGTTGGCGGTGCAGTGGAGTGTGGATTTGTACCATTGCGATTTCAACGTGCCGTATGGGCCTTCACTATTTAAGAATTGGTAG